The Dasypus novemcinctus isolate mDasNov1 chromosome 20, mDasNov1.1.hap2, whole genome shotgun sequence genome segment CAGCCCGCGACAAaagacgagcggggtccctgctAAAGGGCTTCGGGGCCTGCCTGCCAAGGGGCTCTGCTGCACCCACCTCCCTGCTGCGCCCTGGGCGGGCCCGAGGACAGAGGAGGGGGCCCTTACCGGTCCCCGGACTGGGTGATGAGCCTGCGGCAGGTCTCCATCTGCACGTCCAGGCCCCGCTTCATGCTGCACATCTCCATGTACTCGTGCAGGTGCCGGTTCATGTCGTTCTTGGCTGTGGCCAGCTccagctggggcaggggcagggcagggccacgGGGGTtagcgggcgcggggcgggcaggggcccCACGGGGCCTGCTCCGGAGCCCCAGGAGGCTAACCCGCCCAGACCAAGGGCTCAGATTTAACAAACCAGACGGTGGCAGAAAGTACTGGAAGTGCTATGCTTCCTTCTGCTCTGCCCGGGGCTCTCAGCCTACAGAGGCAAGCAAAGGTATCTGCTCCAGGCCCACGTTCTTCTAAAGAGCAGTGAGGAAGGAACgagaaccagggcagggggggcaGTCTCATAGGGGCAGTCTCATGAGCACAGGGGCGCCACTGGGGGCTGACGTGCCTTTTTTGGGGTTCGCCTGGGGCACAGTTCAGCCTTCACCCCCTCTATGATGTTGTAGCAAGTCTGTCTGCCTTGCTACTGAGGCGCAGGCTCCTGGCACCTCCTGGGACTGAACGCACCGGTTAACGGGGGGCCTAAAGGAGGACCCCTGTGTGGCTGGTGGAAGGGGCTCCGTTCCCTCTACTTCTCCTTATTGCTTCTCACTTGCAAGCCATTTTCAGAGACTAAAAGAAAGACCAGCATGCTGAGTGTGTCCTTCTGATTAGAAGATGTGTCCCAACTGAGGAAGTGTAAGATGTGAAGCAACGTGGGGCTCCGAGTCAAGGACACAGGGGCCCCCTCTGAGCacagggccaggggctgggcaGCAGACACGCCCTGAGGGAGAGCCGGGGGCAGGGGACGAGGCGGCAGGAGGTGCTGGGTACAGAGCACAGGGGCTAGAAGGAAGCAGAATCAACCAGCCACTCGGAGGTGATCGCTTGACTGCCTGAGagcaaagggaaagaaagggTAGGGAGCCACGCACGGAAAACCTACACTGCACGGAGAGAGGCTGGGACCGTGGAGAAGGTAGCCGGGTCACAGGGCGGGACAAGGGCAGTAGCCGGTCAGGACAGGAGCATTTGGGATGAGATGTGGCCTGGGCAGGTCAAAAGCCCTGGTGAGCTCGGCTAGAAGGGCCGACTTGCTCCCCGAGCTGGATGCAGCAAGCAGGGGAGCAGGCGCGCCGACTGTTCCATCTGGGAAGAAAATGTGATGGCACCAGCTCTCGGACACACAGCTGCCACCCACGGCCCGCTGCCTCCATCTTGGGAAAGccaggggggagggggctggttTCTGAAACCCATCACTCAggtgggcagggaggaagggaacGAACCAAATATATTCTATCAAAATACAGGCTTACTACTGCCTCCAGCCCCTCTACGTATCTGTATGTACCCCCTTAATTCAGAGGCAAAGCAGGGGTGAGGTGAGGAGATGCTCGCAGGAGATAGCCTCGGCAAGCTTCAACGAAAACCCCATATGTGCTGTGTGCTGAGGGGTGGGGTAGGAACAggagctgtggggggggggggcaggggagaagtcccctccccaggccctgccctcagcgGGCGATGATGGGTCCTTGCCTCCATCTCAGGGCCCCAGAGATGAGGGGTCACAAAGACAAAAGAACCCCGCAGCTGCACTGGGTCACCAGGGACAACCAAAGCCCCAGGCAGCTGGCTTCCCATTCCTCCTCACGTCATTCCTACTGGCAGAGGAGAGGAACTCGATGGCTCAAAAGTCTTCAAGGGCACATGCCCGTCtaggtttgcttttctttcttttcaggtCATGTTTGGAGCTCAGCACTTTGGGTCCAGGGGAAGAGGCGGGCAGGATGGCAGCCCCGGGCCGCTGCTCTAAGGCCCTGCTGGGGTGAAGGTACAGTGGAAACAGCAAACCTTCAGCCCCAACCAAAAGAGGCCGCAGGAAGCCGGGTAAGGAAGGACGGAGCACGAGCCAGCGGGACAGGCACACATGGGAGAGTGAGCCTGGCTGTGCCCTGGAAGCTTAGCATCTGTCCGCCTGGCCGAAGAGAGGGCAGGTTTCACTCAGAGGAGCAAGGCCATTTGACGTGTGGCGCGAGGGCGGGCACGTGGGAAATCAGCTTCTCGCCTTCCTCCTCACGAGGCAGGCAGTGGAGAACAGTGGAGCCTGCCCCGTGGGCCTAAAGAGAGGCTGAGCTCGGCACAAGTCGCCCGGCCTCATCCCAGGTCAGAGGGCACGGGACAGGGCCACCTCCCACACCGGAGGGGTCCCCGGAATCACACCCGCCCCCCACACACAGCCGCCTCCACTCGGGTGGGGGGATCCACAAGCCCTTCTCGTCGCCCCTGAGGTCTAGGGCTGAAGTTACAGGGAAAGCCCCAGCTCCACCTGCCCTCTCCACCGGGCCCCTCAGGTCTACGGCAAGAATGGAAAGTTCGAGTCCAGCCCTGAGTGCCGGGCACTGACATCATAAGACTACCACGCCACCCGTGACGGCGTGCTGCCCAGCAGGCAGGCTGTcctgagctctttttttttttttcccttaaggaggtaccagggggaaacggactttggcccagttgttggggcgtccgtctaccatatgggaggtccgcggttcaaaccccgggcctccttgacccgtgtggagctggccatgcgcagcgctgatgcgcgcaaggagtgccatgccacgcaagggtgtcccccgcgtgggggagccccatgcgcaaggagtgcgcccgtgaggagagccgcccagcgtgaaaagagagtgcagcctgcccaggaatggcgccgcccacacttcccctgccgctgacgacaacagaagcggacaaagaaacaagagaagcggacaaagaaacaagacgcagcaaatagacaccaagaacagacaaccaggggaggggggaaattaaataaataaataaatctttaaaaataaaaataaaaataaaaaaaaaggaggtaccagggactgaacccaggacctcatacatgggaagcaggcgctcaaacagtgagctacttccactccccaatgagagatggttttatcatttgttttgttttgatttaggAGGCGCCGAGGATCAAACCGGGGACCCTgtgcgtgggaagcaggcgctcaaccacttgagctgcaccCATCCCCTGTCCTAAGCTCTTGATgtgcattatttcatttgaatCTCACAACAACAACTCTATTGGGGGGGGGGTATTATTAAGACCAGGCTCAGAGAGAATAAGGATGGACAGGCAGAGTGCCTGCAGGTAAGTGGGCGCTGAGGCCAACCCACGTTCCACCCTGGCAGCGGGAGGCCGTGAGAACCCACCGTGGGTGCTGCCGCTGGGAGGCCACTGCTCCCCTGGCGAGAAGGGCAGGGCCTGCAGCGCCCGCACGACCGGCGGGGCCCCGTGGCCTTCGCGCAGGCCCTTACCTCTATCTGGTCAATGGTTTCCTGGTATTCCTTCTCCCGGGTTTTGAACAGGGACTCGGTGTCCTTAATCACCttctccaaactgtcttcctgcTGCTGGAGAGGAAAGGGGAGCAAGGGGGAGGTcaatggcgggggcgggggggacgaCGACGGACGGAGGGACAACGACGAGGGATGGGGGGGGCACATCACAGGGCCAAGagggggagagacagagaaaggcgGTTAACGGAAgctggagaaggaaaagaaaaaggttaaAGGAGCAGGGAGCGGCAGTGGAGGACGACAGCCACATGGGGACATGGCGTGGGGGGGGCGGTGTGCGGGCGGGGCGGAAGCGGAGGGCGGGCGCCGGGAGGGGTTacctctccctgggcctctgcagCTGCCATGGCATAGCCTGAGAAATCCTCCCACAGCAGCAGGGTCTCCTCAGTCTCCTCCCAGGTCAGGCTGTCACAGTCGTCCTCAAAGTCATACTCCCGCCTAGAGACGGGAACCCTCGTGTCAGGGCGGGGCCTGCCTCCTGGAGGAGGGGCGCTCAGGGGCCTGGGGACTCACAGCTGGTTGAGCATGCGCTGCATCTCctcgttgaggctcagggccgcgctctcctcctcctcccccgcgGGCGGGCGGGGCCCGTCACTCTCCGACAGGGAGGGCTCCTCCTCGCTGGCAGCCTTGCGCTCCCGCTTCCGCCCCCCCATGGCTGGGACCTTAATGGGAGACAAGTGCAGAGACTACAGAGACaaggccgggggtggggggggcggccGGGCGGGGCGGACATGAACCAGCGGGGGGCGGGGCAGACACAGGGAAGAGACGCAGCTACAGCAAGAACAAACGAGGAGAGTTACCAAGACACACACAGACACGGATGAGATGGGGACAGAGCTGCAGAccgagaaggaagaaagagaagaaagagagaaaagagagtagTAAGATAAGGGGAGGGATGGCTGGCTGCACCCACACTAAGACGTGTGGGATGGCTAAAGAGGGTGTGGGGTTTCTCTttgctcctaaaaaaaaaaaaaactttctaatGTAATGAGTAAAAAGAAAGTTTTAGGGCTGCGAGGCAAAGGAAGGTACAGTGTTTTCAAAGAAGAATCTGAATCACATCCAGATCCGGAAagccaaagagaagggagaggaagaaattaaggaaagagaaagacaggaaaaagggAGGAAGGGCAAGGAAActaggaagggaagaggaaatcAGTGCTAAAAGGCCCCGTGGGTCAGAACTGATAGCCAAACCACTGGCAGATTTTAGAGGCTGGGACTGGGGCCTCGAGGAGCTCGAGCGAGATCAAAACTAACCAGCTTCTTCTGTGGAGAAAgcaagagagatgaaagggagagaggaaaggaagcagacagaggagagagggggaaggagagagagggtgTTAGAGGCAGCTTCCAGAACCTCTCTTCAGGGGCTGAGCCTTGCCCCCCAGCCTAGTCCCACTTGGGTCCCCCGTGGCCAGGATAAGGACGCCCCAGGAGGCGGGGCCCGAGCGCCAGCCAGCAGCCAGGCAGCGGGACTTCCGGGCACTggaggggcagggccggggggcCCGGGGCCAGGCCTGCCCCTTCCCAGGGCCCAGGGCAGCCCTGGCTCTCACCTGGAACATCTTGATCATATCCTCGCAGTTGCGCTGCTGGGCCACATCGCACAGCTTGGCGGTGATGTCGATGCGGCGGCAGATGTCCATGTCCACCTTCATGGCCTTCTCCTGGATCTTGGTGTCCAGCTCCGACAGGTTCTGTCCAGGGAACACGCAGAGCGGGGAGGGGGACCTGTGAGGCCCGCAAGATCCTCCTCGTCCTTCCAATCCTGTCACCGTCACCCCCTTCTCGAAGATGGAAGACGCCGCTGAGGCCTCCGAGCAGGATGCCCACGTAACCACCCTGCGTCTCTTTGCGCCCCTATCgggctgctcctgcagctgccaCCCTGGCCAGCCGGGGAGTCCCTGAGGGCATGTCCAGGGCTGGGACAAGCAGGTGCCCTCTGTCAGGCTGGGCACTCTCAAACCAGGACAGCAGGCCTGACCCGCCAGGAAATGAcatccccagggagagagaacCGGGAGGTGCAAGAGTGGAGAAGGTATTCTAACAATGAGCGTGCCAGTGGTAGCAGTGAACAGTTATTTAGCACTAAGCGTGTGCCAGGCAATGAGCTAATCTAAGCACATTATAATTTCACAATAACTGTGCAAAGCTAATGCCTGCTCTCCCCCTTCCACAGCTGAGAAGTCGGAGACAGAGAGAAGCTAAGGACTCGCCCAAGGCCACGCTGCCGGCAGGTTGCATAACTGGAATGTGAACTACGCTGCCTGGCTCCAAACCGGAGCCTTTACTAACTGCTTTCTGGCTCCTTCTTTTACTCTAGAAGTAGGGAGCAGAAGGGGGAAAAAGCGGGAGGacagaaagggggcagggagggcccgTGGGCAGGGGAGCAACAGGCCTCGCCTGGAAGGGCGCGCCCGGCGGAGGGCGGCGTGGCGGCACTCACGTTGCTCATGAGCCCCTTGAAGACCACCAGCTCGGCTTTCAGCTGCTCCACCTTCAGCGCCAGCTCTTCCTGGCAGGCGTCGGCCTCTTGGGCTTCCTACAGCCAGGGGGAAACCCTGACGTCAGTGGCACTGCCAGTGCTGGACCGTAGAGAAGACAAAGAGGGACGGGGCGGCGGCACCAGGGCCGAGGGGCAGCGGGCGCCCCCTCACCTCCTGCAGCTCGGCCACGCGCTCCTGCAGCTGTATCCGAACCGTGTACTCCTCTTCCCACCTGACAGACAGTGGGGAGAACTTAGGTCTGGAGtgtccctgcccccagccccattTCCCACCTCTCCGGCTCAGGCCTAAGGCCCAGGTCTGGCCCGCCCAAGCGGGAGGGGCTGTGCCAGGCCTGGGCGGCAGCCCCCACGCTTCCCAGCAGGCGCAGAGCTCAGCTGCCTTCCTGTCACCTCCGGGCCTCACACCGACAAGTCAAGAGCCCCGCTCCCGTGCCCCTCCCAGACAGGCCCGGCTCCGGCCTCCTCACCCACCTTCCTGCCACGCCAGGCCACCAGGCCACCCAGCCCAGTCGCCCCCCGTCAGTGGCACAGATCTAGCCTCCCGCCTCCTGCCCGCACCACCACCCTCCAGCCTGCCGCCCTGCCTCTGCTGGCCCCATCAGCCCTCAGCAGCGTCCGAGGGACACACTGCACCACCAGAGTCGGTCAAGAGCTGGTAGGAGGTGCCAGAGTCCGATCCCCACAAGCTCGAAACGCCTCCCACCCCGAACCCCCTCGAAGGGAGCCTGAGGGCGACAGGGCTGGCCCGGGACTTGGAAGGCCTCCAGCAGCAGTGGAGCGGTGGCTCGCAGGGCCTGTGCTCACATCTGACCCCGAGGGAAGGGAAAGCGGATCCTGCAAGGGGCCTGCTGAACTTGGTGCATCCCCTGGATCCCCGGGGGTCCCGGGGGTCCAGTGGCCTGAATTCAGAGACTCAGGACCACAACAAGCAGGCAGAGAGGCGCTCAGCCACAGGGCAGGGCTAGGACACAGGTCCCAGGCTCAGGTCTGCAAGTGTTCAAGCCGACCCTCAGCTGGGGCGCGCTCTACTACATCACAGCGCCGCGGGGGGGCAATGCCACTGCTGAGGATCTGGCCGTCACTGCAGGACCCCACAAGCCAGCCAGCCGGGAGAGCAGAACTTTCTAGACCCTAATTCGTAAACGCccatcacttctgccacattctgGAAAAGCTGCTTCCAGCCTTGAAaaggagagaaactgcaccaagaGAGAAACTTCAATCGCAGCAGGGCGGTTAGGAGGCAGGAAAGAGGATGGCAAGAAACCCGAGAGGACCGAGTCTGCAGCCTGGGGTTAAATCCTGCCGGGCCCCTGGGCTGAATCGCGGCTCTCCGCCGCCCCGGGCCCGCCCTCCAGCCCGGCCGTCCGCACTGCAGTCTTCCTAATAATAACTCCTCCATCAGCGCCGCCCCTCcctgctggggcggggggggggggggggggggggggacgaggCTGCCAGCCCTGCCACCACCCTGCCAGCCCTGGCGCAGCCCGGCGCCCGGCCCACCCTTCCCTGCTGGTCCCCACGTGGCCCTCTCCTGTTTTGCCCACACTCTCATTCAGACAATCGGGGTCCGGGAAGGGCCCTAGGAGCAGGGGCTATTTCTTTCCCTAGATGAAACCCTTCTCTTTCCTTGGCCTCGGCTTCTGCACCACATGAAGGTAAGGGATGCAGCACCCCTGGACCCCCGGAGCCGACAAGACCCTGAACAAAGAAAGCAGACTGACAAGGGGACGAGCACCCTGGACCAGATGTGTCAGGGAGGATGAACCCAACAAATTCAGGTCGTTAAGATTAATAATTAAGATTAATCTAAAGAggtaaaaatctgaaaaaaaaaaatctggaagcaCACTAGAATTCTAGCCACTTTAGAGTCAGATTTTCACTCACACGTGTTTATTTTGAGTACTGTTCAAATCCAGTCTCATTTACAAGATTCCCTTCATTTGAGAAACTTCCAGAACTTGAGAAACTTCTGTGGATTCTGCATTTACCAAATACCTCTCTTCCAAGGGAACTGTACCCCTGAGCTGAAGAGAAAAGGCAGGGGCCACTCCTGCCctgaatgaatgaaaactgaGGTCAGGAAGAGACCCGCCCAGGGTCACGGAAGCAAGGCAGCTGAAAGAGCAGGCAGCTCCTTCCCAGGTCAGTGCTGGTGAGAGGCGTTAGATGTTATAAAGAGGAGGACAGGGCAGGGGTCTGGCAGGATGAGCAGGCACCAGGCTCACGCCCCATGCCCCAAGCCCCACACCCCACACGAGTCCAGCCACAGGGCCTTCTGCTCAGCCACCGACTGCAGAGTGATGAGCTAATCAGTCCCCAAGGAAGAACTCTTGACTGCCCAGGACAGCTGGACCAAGGACAAACACTCttacagtttaaaaaaacaaatgtccCGGAAAACAGCAGTTGTTTCTGTGGTTGTGGACGTATTCcagaactgtccatgtgccactgCTGACTGCATTCACCACCTCctgcaggggcaggggcgggctGGCTCTGGGTAGGATCTGAACATCAGGCTTAGGGCAGCTGAGACCCCCAAGGACACTTGTAACAGAGTCTACGACTGAGGAAGCCAGCATGAGGACACCGCTCGGCCTCAGAAAGCCCGCTGACCTCTGAGCTGGCAGCTCTGGCCTGTCTCTGAAGGTCGTCCGCAGACCCAGCATCATGTCCCTGACCCCTCAGCCAAGCCCCATCAGCCACTCACCCCCGGGCACTCAGCCCTGCTCCCAGCAGAGTCCCAGCCTGCCCCCAGGGGGTTGGAGGAGCTGAAATAAGCAACTCCAGGCCAGGTTCAACCTGAAGGCCCCAAAACCAGAGGCTCCTCCCAACTGTCATCCTCCTCGGCCGTGGCACTGATCGAGGACTCGTGCTCACTGATCCTGCCCCAGCAGCCTGGCTGTCAGCCATCGTAAGGAGCCCGCCTGGGGGACAGCCCTCACCAGCATGGCGTGCGTTCCCCTGTCCCCTCGCGCCGCCCCACGGGGTTCCTCTGGGACAGCACCATCCCCACCGTGAGCGACGGGGCCAGCCCGCTGCGCCCTCACGCTCGGAGGGTGCGCCCAGGGGTGTCCCTAGCGCCAGCtttccctcctcagcccctccgcTTCCTCCACTTCTGACAGCTTCCACTCCCCCTCTGGCCACCACcagcccctttccctctccctagGGAATTCCCTTTACTCCTTCTGTACCCCCTCTTTTGGTCCACTCCAGAAAAAGCCTCCAGGTCCCCAGAAGCCTTTCGTGTGGAACCAGCTCGGGTACCCAGTTTCCAGCGACGTTGCTTTGGGAAACTGGGGGCAGAGGCAGGACCACCCAGTGCAGGGTGCGGCCCCCCGCCTCACCACCCCTTCCAATTTCACTTAATTCAGGATCCTAAATTAAAGTTCTCTCCTTGGCCTCTTTTGATCAGCATGTGGAAGTTATGGTGGGAGAGGAGAAGCCCTACCCAGATGCATACCTCTCAGACCCGCTGCCCTGTCACACTCCAAAAAAAGCCCCCAGCTCACATAGTCACCAAACACTGCAGCCTACGGTGACACAGAAACGCCAGAAAAACGTAAATGCCCCACATTGTTGTGCTCCTAGCATCTTCCTGTCACGAGTGTCACTTCTGCATTCCCTGTGGATTCCAGTCCCCAGGCTCCAGGGCCACCGACTCTGGAACCCCTGAGGCcacaggctgaactttctctgctcttcctcgCCCCTGCTCTTTGGGCCCCACTGCTCTCCTCTCCTGACCCCAGGCCGAGGCCCAGCCCTGGTGTTTGCGGCATGACCCTGAACGCTGTTCCCACCTCCCGAGCCCGTGTCCTTGGTCTTCGGACCCCCAGTCCCTACCTCCGCTTGTACTCGTCCCGCTCCCGCTTCACTTTGGCCAGCACGTTGTAGAGCGCGCGGATCTCGGGCGTGATGGTGTCGATCTGGACGCCCACCCCGTCGGGGTGCACCCACGACAGGCCGGGCCCTTGCACCAGAGTGGGCTCCAGTCCCGGCCCGAGGCGGCGGGCGTGCGAGAAGGACCAGATGGTGCCGGGCATGAAACGGGCAGACGAGGAGTAGGCGGCGGAGGCGGTggctgcggcggcggcggccaggGAGGTGGCGGGCGGGGCGCCGGCCGCGGGGGGCGCCGGGGGCCCGGCTGGCGAGCGCGCGGGCGAGCCCAGGCCCCGCGCCGACGGGGCGCACACGGCGGCCGGCCGGGCGCCCAGGGGCAGCCCCAGGGGCCGGATGGGGCTGACGAAGCCGGTCTGCACGGCCTGGTCGCGGCGCGCCGGGCCCCGCCGGCCCTGCTTACCCTCCTCCAGCGCCTGCTGCAGCTGCTTCTCCAGCAGCCGGTTCCGGCGCTCCAGCTCGTGCACCTTGGCCAGGAAGCAGCGGAAGCGCAGGTTCAGGGTCTTGAGCACGTTGATGTTGGAGCCCAGGTCGTTGCGGAGGGCCATGGCGGCGGGGGGCGCCGGGCCCGGCCCGGGCGGCGAGAAGGCGGCGGGGCCGGCCGGGGCGAGCGGCGCCGGGGGCAGGTCCCCTCCCCCGGGGAAGTGGTCGCCTCCCAGGGGGTCCCCCAGCGGCCCCGCCAggccctgctgctcctgctgcaggAGGAAGAGGTTGGGGCCGAATAACGGGTTCATGGCTGCGCCTTCTGCTGGGAGACGGAGACGGGTACCGGAGCAAGGATGGAGGGCGACCGAGAAGAGCCAATGAGGCGTCCGGGGGGGGCGCGGCAGCCAATCAGAGGCCCGGAGGGAGGGGCAGAGGTCAGGGAGGCGGGGAAGAGCGGAGAGGAGGCCAATGGAAGGCCGAGATCGGAGGCTCGGAGGTTGGGACCTGGACCTTTCCGGGTCTGAGGCCGATTCCAGAGCCCAAGAGCCCCAGCCCGCCCCTGGGGCCAATGCGACCCTTGGAGGCTAGCCAGGATGGCCCAAGGGGCCAAGAACTCAGGACTTCGATACCCCACGGGCTCGGGTGGCAGGATGCCCATCTCTACATCCCCCATTGCCCGCCTCTTTCTAGCGCCTAAACACCCTAGCTCCTACTCCCTGGCCCTCACCAGGGGCCTGAAATTAACCCGATTTCTCAGTAACTCTgaactcttccttcttttcagaagaccccagccccaccctcccACCTCTACTCTAAAGAAGGCACCTAGCCCTACCCCCCAAAAAATCACACTGGCCAAAGGCTGTAAAATGTGTATTAAATTCCATGAGTATGCACAGCAGGAAAGCCATCCTGTGGAGAAAGAGCTCCGGCCAGTGATCATGGCAAGCAGCCACACTGATCTAGTTTCCAACCATTCGTGTCTCAAGACAGCAGCGACCGGCTGTTGCCTCTTGACCGAGACCTCCTCCTCTTGGCTGGTGGGGGCCGGCTGAGACTGAGGGAGTTGACGGAGGGAGTGTGAGGTCCTGTGGGGGTGCCATTCTGTTTCTGCAAGGCAGCCTTCTTGGACGGCCTTTTCCCAAGAGGCTGACCACAGTCCATGGGCATGGGGGTGGCTTGGGTCTCAGAGAGGGAAAGCACAGTGGGCATTTCTGAGTCCATGCCATTGGGAGGGGCATTCTGCTTCAAGGCGGCAATTTTCTTGGGGGACTGCAGTTTAGGCGATTTCTGCTTTAGCTTCTCCACCACCCCTGGCTCCCCAACCACTTTAGCTTTTTCAGCTGGCAGATTGCTATCCTGGAGCTTGGAGGAAGCTTGTGCCTTGGTGACAGAAGGTACAGTGGACAGTTTTGAGTTGACCCCTTTGGAGATACCATTCTGTTTCCGGAAACTGGCCTTCTTGGGATGGTGCTGTTTCTGCAAATGCTTTGCCTTCCCAGCCCCCTGGGCCTTCTTGGCTGTATGGCTGCTGTTCTTAGGCATGGGGGTACCCTGACCTTTCAGGTCAGGCAAGTCTGTGTCTGTAGGGGCAGCCACTGCAGAATTTCctgtagaaataaaattaaacagcTCTTATGAGAAAATAAGCCTCATCACTAGATAGACATCGTTAGTGGAGACAAGAACAGGTATTAAAGTGTGGGAAGTGCCTACAGGATGTCTCCTGACCAAGTGTTACACACAAGGTCAGTCTTAAGAGTAGATTCCATTAGTTAGTATCCCCTGGCCTTTACTCAAGTCCTGTTTGGACAGATCAACCTCCTAGGAAGAGATCACTCCCCATTCCTTGGGCCGAAAGGTTTTAAGAGGAAGCTGCGCCCCCTTGAGGACAGCAAGTACCAAGACATTCTAAGAGAGGCGaatcccagggactcctgacaACCCTGAAGCACTGggccttttttttaaatcaaggaaGACAATTTTTTTTCACGTGGATTCTAGTGGAATGCAGGAAAATAAGGCACACCAACAGCAACAGGAAACCAGTATATCAGGCATAAATTAGGAGTGATATATTAAGtatatactttttctttgttatttttcaagttttaatTGCAGTAAcctaactcaaaatttcccattttaaccactttcaagcataCAAATCAGTAGTGGTAATAATTACATTCacgatattgtgctaccatcaccaacatccattaccccaactttttcatcacctcaaacagcgtatatattttatttatggttTTCACTCAAAATTAACAGTCAGGATGGGATTTTTGTAAGAGAtgtcatttaaagaaaaataatcaactCAAGAAATCATGCAGTTTGTATTCAGCAGCTCTTTCCCTCCTCCAACTAAACCCAGAGTTAAATCCTAGCAAACAGAGCTCTAAGGCCTGTTTCAGAAACCCCACCCCTACCCTTGAGATCCAGACCAGCCAGACTCCTCCAGATGGCAGAGGAAATGATCTGCAATTAGCGTAAAGGGCTGGGAAAACTGCTGATAGCTCTAAGGAGGCTTGTGCCAACCCAGGGCAGTAAATGCTGGACCAGAAACGGCATACTCCTGGgctgagaaggaaaagaaagcagacGCTGCAGTGGGGATGCATCTAGTGCTGAATAACTGC includes the following:
- the IFFO1 gene encoding non-homologous end joining factor IFFO1 isoform X2 gives rise to the protein MNPLFGPNLFLLQQEQQGLAGPLGDPLGGDHFPGGGDLPPAPLAPAGPAAFSPPGPGPAPPAAMALRNDLGSNINVLKTLNLRFRCFLAKVHELERRNRLLEKQLQQALEEGKQGRRGPARRDQAVQTGFVSPIRPLGLPLGARPAAVCAPSARGLGSPARSPAGPPAPPAAGAPPATSLAAAAAATASAAYSSSARFMPGTIWSFSHARRLGPGLEPTLVQGPGLSWVHPDGVGVQIDTITPEIRALYNVLAKVKRERDEYKRRWEEEYTVRIQLQERVAELQEEAQEADACQEELALKVEQLKAELVVFKGLMSNNLSELDTKIQEKAMKVDMDICRRIDITAKLCDVAQQRNCEDMIKMFQVPAMGGRKRERKAASEEEPSLSESDGPRPPAGEEEESAALSLNEEMQRMLNQLREYDFEDDCDSLTWEETEETLLLWEDFSGYAMAAAEAQGEQEDSLEKVIKDTESLFKTREKEYQETIDQIELELATAKNDMNRHLHEYMEMCSMKRGLDVQMETCRRLITQSGDRKSPAFTAVPLSDPPPAPSEAEDSDREVSSDSSLR
- the IFFO1 gene encoding non-homologous end joining factor IFFO1 isoform X3 codes for the protein MNPLFGPNLFLLQQEQQGLAGPLGDPLGGDHFPGGGDLPPAPLAPAGPAAFSPPGPGPAPPAAMALRNDLGSNINVLKTLNLRFRCFLAKVHELERRNRLLEKQLQQALEEGKQGRRGPARRDQAVQTGFVSPIRPLGLPLGARPAAVCAPSARGLGSPARSPAGPPAPPAAGAPPATSLAAAAAATASAAYSSSARFMPGTIWSFSHARRLGPGLEPTLVQGPGLSWVHPDGVGVQIDTITPEIRALYNVLAKVKRERDEYKRRWEEEYTVRIQLQERVAELQEEAQEADACQEELALKVEQLKAELVVFKGLMSNNLSELDTKIQEKAMKVDMDICRRIDITAKLCDVAQQRNCEDMIKMFQVPAMGGRKRERKAASEEEPSLSESDGPRPPAGEEEESAALSLNEEMQRMLNQLREYDFEDDCDSLTWEETEETLLLWEDFSGYAMAAAEAQGEQQEDSLEKVIKDTESLFKTREKEYQETIDQIELELATAKNDMNRHLHEYMEMCSMKRGLDVQMETCRRLITQSGDRLLLSLRSRLATRRQRLARLRTPIARSHLTAP
- the IFFO1 gene encoding non-homologous end joining factor IFFO1 isoform X7; the encoded protein is MNPLFGPNLFLLQQEQQGLAGPLGDPLGGDHFPGGGDLPPAPLAPAGPAAFSPPGPGPAPPAAMALRNDLGSNINVLKTLNLRFRCFLAKVHELERRNRLLEKQLQQALEEGKQGRRGPARRDQAVQTGFVSPIRPLGLPLGARPAAVCAPSARGLGSPARSPAGPPAPPAAGAPPATSLAAAAAATASAAYSSSARFMPGTIWSFSHARRLGPGLEPTLVQGPGLSWVHPDGVGVQIDTITPEIRALYNVLAKVKRERDEYKRRWEEEYTVRIQLQERVAELQEEAQEADACQEELALKVEQLKAELVVFKGLMSNNLSELDTKIQEKAMKVDMDICRRIDITAKLCDVAQQRNCEDMIKMFQQEDSLEKVIKDTESLFKTREKEYQETIDQIELELATAKNDMNRHLHEYMEMCSMKRGLDVQMETCRRLITQSGDRKSPAFTAVPLSDPPPAPSEAEDSDREVSSDSSLR
- the IFFO1 gene encoding non-homologous end joining factor IFFO1 isoform X1, producing MNPLFGPNLFLLQQEQQGLAGPLGDPLGGDHFPGGGDLPPAPLAPAGPAAFSPPGPGPAPPAAMALRNDLGSNINVLKTLNLRFRCFLAKVHELERRNRLLEKQLQQALEEGKQGRRGPARRDQAVQTGFVSPIRPLGLPLGARPAAVCAPSARGLGSPARSPAGPPAPPAAGAPPATSLAAAAAATASAAYSSSARFMPGTIWSFSHARRLGPGLEPTLVQGPGLSWVHPDGVGVQIDTITPEIRALYNVLAKVKRERDEYKRRWEEEYTVRIQLQERVAELQEEAQEADACQEELALKVEQLKAELVVFKGLMSNNLSELDTKIQEKAMKVDMDICRRIDITAKLCDVAQQRNCEDMIKMFQVPAMGGRKRERKAASEEEPSLSESDGPRPPAGEEEESAALSLNEEMQRMLNQLREYDFEDDCDSLTWEETEETLLLWEDFSGYAMAAAEAQGEQQEDSLEKVIKDTESLFKTREKEYQETIDQIELELATAKNDMNRHLHEYMEMCSMKRGLDVQMETCRRLITQSGDRKSPAFTAVPLSDPPPAPSEAEDSDREVSSDSSLR